The Lepus europaeus isolate LE1 chromosome 5, mLepTim1.pri, whole genome shotgun sequence genome includes the window TCTCCAGTAAACCCAGGAAGATCCCCTGACCCAGGGCGTGAACAAGAGGAAGGGAGACCTGCGGGATGGGGATGTGGGAACAGGCCATCAGACGTTGCTAATGCGCACACTAAGAGCACTGCTCTCCTTCTCAGCTTGCTCCCTCAAGGACTCCTCCAATTtgagtttttctgggtctccgaACCGAACGGTGCTGTCACGGAGGCCACTAGGGGGAGCCACTTTCACAACTTGGTCGAACAGGCTGAAATCAGCTATGTATTTGCCACTGGCGGACAGTGAGATAGCAGGTGTGAACTCATAGCCCCAAAGGATTTCCTCTGGCAGGTAAGAAGTGCGCACCTGGCAGGTAGCACTGGTGGACTCCACTGTCCCACTTAGGATCAGCACCAGCTCAAAGTCACCCTCACCACTGCGAAGAGGGAGGTCTTTCAATGGACTGGTCTCATCTACCACATGGTAGAAGGTAAGGGGTAGAATGAGGAAGGGACTGTCAGAGGCCGTGTCTACTTGGAAAGTCACATTGACCTGGTTGAGTCGGATGTTCTCACCCTCCTTGGTCTGGTGGGTCTGAAGTAGTTTGCCTGTCACCTGGCAGCCAATGAGGAGGCTTTTACGCATATTGGCAACTCGGATCATAAGGCAGGGCTTCCCATTGTGGGAGGCTACAACTGCATGCTGGCTGAAACGGATGGTCTCGGCCCGCTTCTTGGGCCGTGCAATCTTCGCCAGGAAGGTACCAGTGATAAAGATTTCCAGGATGGTGGTGAGTACCAGCTGGGCGATAAGAAGCACGATGGCCAGGGGGCACTCCTCACTGATGTAGCGGAAGCCATAGCCAATGGTCGTCTGGGATTcaagggagaagaggaaggctCCGGTGAGCGTGTGCACCTGTACCACACAGGGGGTGTGGTTGGCCGGGGGTCCCAACTCCAGCAGGTCCCCATGTGCCACAGCTACCAGATACCACACCACACCAAAGAGGAACCAGGTGCCTGCAAAGGTGGCAGAGAAGAGCAGAAGCTTGTAGCGCCACTGCATGTCAATGAAGGTTGTCCATAGGTCCTTGAGGTAGAGGAAGCGCTTGTCAGCAATATGCTCCATTCTCACGTTGCTGCGACCATCTTTTGTCAGGACTCTCCGCCGTCGTATCCCTGGGCCCATCAGGGGCCGGCTTTCTGTCTGAGTGGTCTGATTGTAATATACCTTGGCAGCTGACGTCATCTGAAAGGAGCAAGACAGCATAATAGAAGTTATTTTAGAAACAAAGCCAACTCCTAGACACCACCCAATAGGAAGAAGGAATAATTTACATTCACTTTGGTATCATTTATTTGTTCTGTTCTTAgcaactatttattgaattcttactATAGGCCAGTCATTGTGCAAGGTGCTGGTAAGTCAGAGATGAAAATATTATCTTTGCTCTAAGAACTCATAAACTAATAAGAAAGACACTGTTTACTAAGTGCATAATTGTAATACAATCTAATA containing:
- the KCNJ10 gene encoding ATP-sensitive inward rectifier potassium channel 10, translating into MTSAAKVYYNQTTQTESRPLMGPGIRRRRVLTKDGRSNVRMEHIADKRFLYLKDLWTTFIDMQWRYKLLLFSATFAGTWFLFGVVWYLVAVAHGDLLELGPPANHTPCVVQVHTLTGAFLFSLESQTTIGYGFRYISEECPLAIVLLIAQLVLTTILEIFITGTFLAKIARPKKRAETIRFSQHAVVASHNGKPCLMIRVANMRKSLLIGCQVTGKLLQTHQTKEGENIRLNQVNVTFQVDTASDSPFLILPLTFYHVVDETSPLKDLPLRSGEGDFELVLILSGTVESTSATCQVRTSYLPEEILWGYEFTPAISLSASGKYIADFSLFDQVVKVAPPSGLRDSTVRFGDPEKLKLEESLREQAEKESSALSVRISNV